The proteins below come from a single Micromonospora citrea genomic window:
- a CDS encoding ATP-binding protein: protein MSPRIHLPSGWVTFVFTDIEGSTRLAQMLGPDYRPVLREHRRLLRRTIAATEGAELLTEGDSFFLAFGDATAALTACLTAQRALASHDWPTPDAVPRVRMGLHTGRAEPRDGEYASPEVHRAARVAAAAHGGQVLCSASTARHADPLPAGASLLDLGLHRLRGFDDRERLFQLVAPGLERQFPRPRTADAIAHNLPTQVTSFVGRQAERAELRRLVEAHRLVTVLGAGGAGKTRLAVELAGDLVEAYPDGVWFVDIAAVTDPGLVAFAVAAVLGLRPEPGRPMVETLVEYAAARRMLVVLDTCDAQPAASADVISRLLAGGVGVQVLATSRESFGLPGEVVWRIPPLSVDPPPDGAESDAVALLLARTAAARGGRPPDPAESSDLRRVVRRLDGLPLAIELAAARLRVLSVGQLAERLDDVLGTLDAGREDPEPPPVERGWTGNQQDTVDLVAAAVGVSPPTPATRAVQRSATERHLTMQATVTWSYRTLGPRAARLLRWLAVFAGPVDLAAVEWLLGTDPLDPLSVLVDKSMVLAEPHASGSTYRMLDPIRAYAARRLAEAGEEQAARDRHVAWSTHALERAHLGPDGRPVTLSLYALDPLAGELRAALRWCATGGSARAGLRLAGGLDQWWRERGLAREGRLWLFRLYGRIAETGERIPEAELAAAYHMHSLHAGADGEFAEELRFSQRAEAAARQAGDAALLARVLAGRAAPLVDMGQFAEAERVCREVIDWAHDEDVVGDALFAVFSLAGLLWRRGALDEAAELLGAARPVEAARPVERGRRSVDMLLGMVALARGDLIAAHEHLQVALRSRMSHGFHGRACDTLHALAVRCAAGGDGLTAARLFGAAGAIRASMRCAPGIYGTYWARWQVELRRVLGDAAFDDAYGEGAELGLEEAAALALGVEHPDLAADSTRFGVDSARPARRPVTPDRHTEHA from the coding sequence ATGTCGCCACGGATCCACCTCCCGAGCGGGTGGGTGACCTTCGTCTTCACCGACATCGAGGGGTCGACCCGGCTGGCCCAGATGCTCGGCCCGGACTACCGGCCGGTGCTGCGGGAGCACCGGCGCCTGTTGCGCCGGACGATCGCCGCGACCGAGGGCGCGGAACTGCTGACCGAGGGCGACTCGTTCTTCCTCGCCTTCGGCGACGCGACCGCCGCCCTGACCGCGTGCCTGACCGCCCAGCGCGCGCTGGCCAGCCACGACTGGCCCACCCCGGACGCCGTGCCCCGGGTCCGGATGGGCCTGCACACCGGGCGGGCCGAGCCGCGCGACGGCGAGTACGCCAGCCCCGAGGTGCACCGCGCGGCCCGCGTCGCCGCCGCCGCGCACGGCGGGCAGGTGCTCTGCTCGGCGTCGACCGCGCGGCACGCCGACCCGCTGCCGGCCGGCGCGTCCCTGCTGGACCTGGGCCTGCACCGGCTGCGCGGCTTCGACGACCGGGAACGCCTCTTCCAACTGGTCGCCCCGGGTCTGGAGCGTCAGTTCCCGCGCCCGCGTACCGCCGACGCGATCGCGCACAACCTGCCCACCCAGGTCACCTCGTTCGTCGGCCGGCAGGCCGAGCGCGCCGAGCTGAGGCGGCTGGTCGAGGCGCACCGGCTGGTCACCGTGCTGGGCGCGGGCGGCGCCGGCAAGACCCGGCTCGCCGTGGAACTCGCCGGCGACCTCGTGGAGGCGTACCCGGACGGCGTCTGGTTCGTCGACATCGCCGCGGTCACCGACCCGGGTCTGGTGGCGTTCGCCGTCGCCGCCGTGCTCGGCCTGCGCCCCGAGCCCGGCCGCCCGATGGTCGAGACCCTGGTGGAGTACGCCGCCGCGCGCCGGATGCTGGTGGTCCTGGACACCTGCGACGCCCAGCCGGCCGCCTCGGCCGACGTGATCTCGCGGCTGCTCGCCGGCGGTGTGGGCGTCCAGGTGCTGGCCACCAGCCGGGAGTCGTTCGGCCTGCCCGGCGAGGTGGTCTGGCGGATCCCGCCGCTGTCGGTCGACCCGCCGCCGGACGGGGCGGAGAGCGACGCGGTCGCGCTGCTGCTGGCCCGGACGGCGGCGGCCCGGGGCGGTCGGCCGCCGGACCCGGCCGAGTCGTCGGACCTGCGCCGGGTGGTGCGGCGGCTGGACGGGCTGCCGCTCGCCATCGAGCTGGCCGCCGCCCGGCTGCGGGTGCTCTCCGTCGGCCAGCTCGCCGAGCGCCTCGACGACGTGCTCGGCACGCTGGACGCGGGCCGGGAGGACCCGGAGCCGCCCCCGGTGGAGCGCGGCTGGACGGGCAACCAGCAGGACACGGTGGACCTGGTCGCGGCGGCCGTCGGAGTGTCGCCGCCCACTCCGGCGACCCGGGCGGTGCAGCGGTCCGCCACCGAACGGCACCTCACGATGCAGGCCACGGTCACCTGGTCGTACCGGACGCTGGGGCCACGCGCCGCCCGGTTGCTGCGCTGGCTGGCGGTCTTTGCCGGTCCGGTGGACCTGGCGGCGGTGGAATGGCTGCTCGGCACCGATCCGCTCGACCCGCTCTCCGTGCTGGTCGACAAGTCGATGGTGCTGGCCGAGCCGCACGCTTCGGGCAGCACCTACCGGATGCTCGACCCGATCCGGGCGTACGCGGCCCGGCGGCTGGCGGAGGCGGGGGAGGAGCAGGCCGCCCGGGACCGGCACGTCGCCTGGTCGACGCACGCGCTGGAGCGGGCACACCTCGGCCCGGACGGTCGACCGGTCACGCTCTCGCTCTACGCCCTCGACCCGCTCGCCGGGGAGTTGCGCGCCGCGCTGCGCTGGTGCGCGACCGGCGGCAGCGCCCGGGCGGGCCTGCGGCTGGCCGGTGGCCTGGACCAGTGGTGGCGGGAGCGGGGCCTGGCCCGGGAGGGGCGGCTCTGGCTGTTCCGGCTGTACGGGCGGATCGCCGAGACCGGCGAGCGGATTCCGGAGGCCGAGCTGGCGGCGGCGTACCACATGCACTCGCTGCACGCCGGCGCGGACGGCGAGTTCGCCGAGGAGCTGCGCTTCTCCCAACGGGCGGAGGCGGCGGCCCGGCAGGCCGGCGACGCGGCGCTGCTCGCGCGGGTGCTCGCCGGGCGGGCCGCCCCGCTGGTCGACATGGGACAGTTCGCGGAGGCCGAGCGGGTCTGCCGGGAGGTCATCGACTGGGCGCACGACGAGGACGTGGTGGGCGACGCGCTGTTCGCCGTGTTCAGCCTCGCCGGCCTGCTCTGGCGGCGGGGCGCCCTGGACGAGGCCGCCGAGCTGCTGGGCGCGGCCCGGCCGGTCGAGGCGGCCCGTCCGGTCGAGCGGGGACGGCGCTCGGTCGACATGCTGCTCGGGATGGTGGCCCTGGCCCGCGGCGACCTGATCGCGGCGCACGAGCACCTTCAGGTGGCGCTCCGCTCCCGGATGAGTCACGGCTTCCACGGCCGGGCCTGCGACACGCTGCACGCGCTCGCGGTGCGCTGCGCCGCCGGCGGCGACGGGCTGACGGCCGCCCGGCTGTTCGGCGCGGCGGGCGCGATCCGGGCGAGCATGCGGTGCGCCCCCGGCATCTACGGGACGTACTGGGCGCGGTGGCAGGTGGAGCTGCGCCGGGTGCTGGGCGACGCCGCCTTCGACGACGCGTACGGCGAGGGCGCGGAGTTGGGCCTGGAGGAGGCGGCGGCGCTGGCGCTGGGCGTCGAGCATCCGGACCTGGCCGCCGACTCGACCCGGTTCGGCGTGGATTCGGCCCGCCCGGCCCGCCGGCCGGTCACGCCGGACCGGCACACCGAGCACGCCTGA
- a CDS encoding lytic murein transglycosylase, translated as MGDTQLVVDGEDRSNLRPLRPAVPPDGPLPGSGAASGPPARLPRPRRPWLRSEAPADAPRPAEPSTPPAPPSGQDAPAPGPAPAAATPGRAADEAKPAGTPTDTAKTAGTPADTAKTADAPADTAKTADAPADTAKTADAPADTAKTADAPADTAKTADAPADTAKAADAPADTAKTGDAPSDTAKTGDTAKTGDAPSDTAKAAGDAGKPAGSGAGGGGGSAGASAGGTDLTTTKVDAPVDGAAGRARRHRVPFAHAVRLRPRKVAATAVRATRDWSRRPSGRLTLPGVFLLALVAATAAAGALLVPATVRAPRPVADAASVAPTAAPQDPLPGGLPLPTQTVPPLGTLPTGPAVGGVTTGRPSDALAGWAAEFGPKVGISPVAMQAYGYAELVLAQTNRSCGLSWTTLAAIGFVESGHGQANNARLGQDGKALPEIIGLPLDGQGNRMRIADTDGGRLDKDTTFDRAVGPMQFIPTTWQEIGADADNDGVKDPHDLDDAALAAGNYLCKGGRNLTIPADWWNAILSYNDVRRYAQDVFDTANRYGQASRT; from the coding sequence ATGGGTGATACTCAACTTGTGGTGGACGGCGAGGACAGATCGAACCTTCGGCCCCTGCGACCGGCCGTGCCGCCCGACGGGCCGCTCCCCGGCTCCGGGGCGGCGTCCGGGCCGCCGGCACGGCTGCCCCGTCCCCGCCGTCCGTGGCTGAGGTCCGAGGCCCCCGCCGACGCCCCGAGGCCCGCCGAGCCGTCGACCCCGCCCGCCCCACCGTCCGGTCAGGACGCCCCGGCGCCCGGGCCCGCGCCAGCGGCGGCCACCCCCGGGCGGGCCGCCGACGAGGCGAAACCCGCCGGCACGCCCACCGACACGGCGAAGACCGCCGGCACGCCCGCCGACACGGCGAAGACCGCCGACGCACCCGCCGACACGGCGAAGACCGCCGACGCACCCGCCGACACGGCGAAGACCGCCGACGCACCCGCCGACACGGCGAAGACCGCCGACGCACCCGCCGACACGGCGAAGACCGCCGACGCACCCGCCGACACGGCGAAGGCCGCCGACGCACCCGCCGACACGGCGAAGACGGGCGACGCACCCAGCGACACGGCGAAGACCGGCGACACGGCGAAGACCGGCGACGCACCCAGCGACACGGCGAAGGCCGCCGGCGACGCGGGGAAGCCCGCCGGCTCAGGTGCCGGGGGCGGGGGCGGTTCCGCCGGGGCGTCGGCGGGCGGTACCGACCTCACCACGACGAAGGTCGACGCGCCCGTCGACGGAGCGGCCGGGCGGGCGCGGCGGCACCGGGTGCCGTTCGCGCACGCCGTACGCCTGCGGCCGCGCAAGGTGGCGGCGACCGCGGTCCGCGCGACCCGGGACTGGTCGCGGCGGCCCAGCGGGCGGCTGACCCTGCCCGGAGTGTTCCTGCTGGCCCTGGTCGCGGCGACCGCCGCGGCGGGGGCGCTGCTGGTGCCCGCCACGGTCCGCGCGCCCCGCCCGGTCGCCGACGCCGCCTCCGTCGCGCCGACGGCGGCCCCGCAGGATCCGTTGCCCGGCGGGCTGCCGCTGCCCACCCAGACGGTGCCGCCGCTCGGCACGCTGCCGACCGGTCCCGCCGTCGGCGGGGTGACCACCGGCCGGCCCTCCGACGCCCTCGCCGGCTGGGCCGCCGAGTTCGGCCCGAAGGTCGGCATCTCGCCGGTCGCCATGCAGGCGTACGGCTACGCCGAGCTGGTGCTCGCCCAGACCAACCGCAGTTGCGGCCTGAGCTGGACCACGCTGGCGGCGATCGGCTTCGTCGAGTCCGGGCACGGGCAGGCCAACAACGCCCGGCTCGGCCAGGACGGCAAGGCGCTCCCGGAGATCATCGGTCTGCCGTTGGACGGGCAGGGCAACCGGATGCGGATCGCCGACACCGACGGCGGCCGGCTGGACAAGGACACCACCTTCGACCGGGCCGTCGGGCCGATGCAGTTCATCCCGACCACCTGGCAGGAGATCGGGGCGGACGCCGACAACGACGGCGTCAAGGACCCGCACGACCTGGACGACGCCGCCCTCGCCGCCGGCAACTACCTCTGCAAGGGCGGGCGGAACCTGACCATCCCGGCCGACTGGTGGAACGCCATCCTGTCCTACAACGACGTCCGCCGTTACGCCCAGGACGTCTTCGACACCGCCAACCGCTACGGGCAGGCCAGCCGCACGTGA
- a CDS encoding FmdB family zinc ribbon protein encodes MPRYEFRCRACGDTFEVNRPMAQAGEPAPCPWGHTDTVKLLSTVAVTSRGAGAAGGAPAVGGGGCCGGACGC; translated from the coding sequence ATGCCCCGGTACGAGTTCCGTTGCCGCGCGTGCGGCGACACCTTCGAGGTCAACCGTCCGATGGCGCAGGCCGGCGAGCCGGCGCCCTGCCCGTGGGGACACACCGACACGGTCAAGCTCCTCTCCACGGTCGCCGTCACCAGCCGGGGCGCCGGCGCGGCCGGCGGCGCGCCCGCCGTGGGCGGAGGCGGCTGCTGCGGCGGCGCCTGCGGCTGCTGA